The Dehalococcoidia bacterium genome has a window encoding:
- a CDS encoding SDR family NAD(P)-dependent oxidoreductase, producing MNDTPALPTHPQVVLITGASAGIGKATALHLAGRGYVVIGTSRKLERLSGLFDEAE from the coding sequence CCGCACTTCCAACGCACCCACAAGTTGTCCTCATTACCGGGGCGTCCGCGGGCATCGGCAAGGCCACCGCGCTGCACCTGGCGGGGCGTGGGTATGTCGTAATCGGTACCAGCAGGAAGCTGGAGCGGCTGTCAGGGCTGTTCGATGAGGCTGAGGA